One segment of Acidianus sp. HS-5 DNA contains the following:
- a CDS encoding precorrin-3B C(17)-methyltransferase, giving the protein MGKIFVIGIGPGGKETRTLEMLEAIRQSDVVVAYTTYAKLIQDLLDGKEVITAKMREEVYRAKVAIEKAMEGHTVAVVSSGDPQVYGMAGLVYDMACKNNVNVEIQIIPGVTAANAVAAKLGSPLSMDFAVISLSDLLIPPEEILTRVRKAAEGDFVIVLYNPINKPLLLEAMKIIKDVKKKGDTPVGIVKSAYREDEEVFVSTLLSWEEFLNKINMITTIIVGNSKSYIYNNKIITPRGYERRYDLHVVDSNS; this is encoded by the coding sequence ATGGGTAAGATATTCGTTATTGGAATAGGCCCAGGAGGAAAAGAAACTAGGACTTTAGAGATGCTTGAGGCAATAAGACAGAGCGACGTAGTAGTAGCTTACACTACTTACGCTAAGCTAATTCAAGACCTGCTTGACGGGAAGGAAGTAATAACTGCAAAGATGAGGGAAGAAGTTTACAGAGCTAAAGTTGCAATTGAGAAAGCAATGGAAGGTCACACGGTTGCAGTAGTCTCAAGTGGTGATCCTCAAGTTTACGGTATGGCTGGACTAGTTTACGACATGGCTTGTAAAAACAACGTAAACGTTGAAATTCAAATAATTCCAGGAGTAACTGCCGCAAACGCGGTTGCCGCAAAGTTAGGCTCTCCCCTCTCCATGGACTTCGCAGTAATCAGTCTCAGCGACTTGCTTATTCCTCCTGAAGAAATCCTTACCAGAGTAAGGAAAGCAGCGGAAGGTGACTTCGTCATTGTGCTTTACAACCCTATAAATAAGCCGTTACTTTTAGAGGCTATGAAGATTATTAAAGATGTAAAGAAAAAAGGAGATACGCCAGTAGGAATTGTTAAATCTGCCTATAGGGAAGATGAGGAAGTTTTTGTATCAACTTTGTTATCTTGGGAGGAGTTTTTGAATAAAATAAATATGATTACAACTATTATTGTGGGAAATTCAAAGTCTTATATTTATAACAATAAAATAATAACACCAAGAGGATACGAGAGGAGGTACGATCTACACGTCGTTGATTCAAACTCTTAA
- a CDS encoding ATP-binding protein, giving the protein MDNEIYFGWGKENRVSFSSIVDSLNDWAEDKVILVLDEAQELHKTRGFNILPTLAYAFDNLRKVKIILSGSEMGLLLKFLKLEDSESPLFGRAFSRVELKPFTKEDAVEFLRRGFNELKINFSDCEKVYNELGGIPGWLTYFGFRYYEIREFDKAMNETLAYAKKLIINEFEHFLLDKMIAKERYYTIMRSTVDCNNWSGIKNELEAKEGIKISDSELSNYLNHLLDSSWLTKVDDKYCPSEPLIGKAFKQ; this is encoded by the coding sequence ATGGACAACGAAATTTATTTCGGCTGGGGAAAGGAGAATAGAGTAAGCTTTTCTTCCATCGTAGATTCCTTAAATGATTGGGCTGAAGATAAGGTAATTTTAGTCCTCGACGAAGCTCAAGAACTTCATAAAACGAGAGGGTTTAACATATTACCTACTTTAGCTTATGCCTTTGATAATTTGAGGAAAGTTAAAATAATACTCAGCGGTTCAGAAATGGGTTTATTACTAAAATTTCTAAAATTAGAAGATTCAGAATCTCCATTATTTGGTAGAGCTTTTTCAAGAGTTGAACTAAAACCTTTCACCAAGGAAGATGCGGTAGAATTCCTTAGGAGGGGATTTAATGAACTGAAAATAAATTTCAGCGACTGTGAGAAGGTTTATAATGAACTAGGAGGAATTCCAGGTTGGTTAACTTATTTCGGTTTTAGATATTATGAAATAAGAGAATTTGATAAAGCAATGAATGAAACTTTAGCTTATGCTAAGAAACTCATCATAAATGAATTTGAGCATTTTTTGCTAGATAAAATGATAGCTAAGGAAAGATATTATACTATTATGAGGTCAACAGTTGATTGCAATAATTGGAGTGGAATAAAAAATGAATTAGAGGCAAAAGAGGGAATAAAAATTTCTGACTCAGAACTTAGTAATTACTTAAATCATTTACTCGATTCCTCCTGGTTAACTAAAGTTGACGACAAATATTGTCCCTCAGAGCCGTTAATAGGTAAGGCTTTCAAACAATGA
- a CDS encoding MFS transporter → MPQDFGFKYLLISRIFRSVGLIFVTISSPLYLKLLGYSPLVIGLVFSAVVGFTAFLSLTLGFLGDRRGYKKSLMIAEGISTVGVILLALTPTNFLLLATSLILAGITGSATGMRGLFSPGLTALVATNWKEDFERVRKMGLLSSVASISSVGGSLMLTFIDYLPFGKIGNYKFFFLVSSIFLVLSFAFLLLVKENRKERAKTSRIMRKTSLKYVSKVIISNSIGAVGIGMSIPLLSLWLSLYYHATDPEIGEIFTLNYVFTSLGSFLATRIKANILSLASITRVMNGVFLIAMALSPYLYLAGALYILRGFNAGFGAPNRTAVNIRGISPEDYGTASSFQALATRFSQMSSSVGGYLMELDLPLPLEVGGILQAISGGVYLRLFKKEIGKKIEEKPAQ, encoded by the coding sequence ATGCCTCAAGACTTTGGTTTCAAATATTTACTCATCTCTAGAATATTTAGGAGCGTAGGTTTAATATTCGTCACAATTTCCTCACCTCTATATTTGAAGTTGTTAGGTTATTCTCCCCTTGTAATAGGTTTAGTATTCTCAGCAGTTGTAGGCTTTACCGCATTTCTTTCCCTTACCTTGGGATTTTTAGGTGACAGGCGAGGATATAAGAAGTCCCTAATGATTGCCGAAGGAATATCAACGGTGGGGGTAATCTTACTTGCGTTAACTCCTACTAATTTCCTATTATTAGCAACTTCCTTAATTCTTGCAGGAATAACCGGAAGTGCTACAGGAATGAGAGGATTGTTTTCTCCAGGTTTAACAGCATTAGTTGCAACAAATTGGAAGGAAGATTTTGAGAGAGTAAGGAAAATGGGTCTGCTTTCTTCCGTTGCGTCTATTTCGTCAGTAGGAGGAAGTCTTATGTTAACTTTCATAGATTATCTTCCTTTCGGGAAGATAGGAAATTATAAATTCTTCTTTTTGGTCTCTTCCATATTTCTAGTGCTATCATTCGCTTTTCTGTTACTAGTTAAGGAAAATAGAAAGGAGAGGGCTAAAACGAGTAGGATAATGAGAAAAACCAGCCTAAAATATGTTTCAAAAGTTATCATTTCTAACTCAATAGGCGCAGTAGGAATAGGAATGAGTATTCCTTTATTATCACTATGGTTATCGTTATATTATCACGCTACCGACCCAGAAATCGGAGAAATATTCACATTAAATTACGTATTTACGTCCCTAGGATCTTTCCTTGCCACAAGGATAAAAGCAAACATACTCAGTCTAGCTTCAATAACTAGAGTAATGAACGGGGTATTCTTAATAGCAATGGCTTTATCTCCTTACCTTTATCTTGCAGGTGCTTTATATATTCTAAGAGGATTTAATGCAGGTTTTGGAGCTCCTAATAGGACTGCAGTGAATATAAGAGGAATTTCGCCAGAAGATTATGGAACAGCCTCAAGCTTTCAAGCCTTGGCTACAAGGTTTTCACAAATGAGCTCAAGCGTTGGTGGATATTTAATGGAACTAGATCTTCCTTTACCGCTTGAAGTGGGGGGAATATTGCAAGCTATTAGTGGTGGAGTTTACTTAAGATTATTTAAGAAAGAAATAGGGAAGAAGATTGAGGAAAAACCTGCTCAATGA
- a CDS encoding ABC transporter ATP-binding protein: MIFIENLTKIFDGKEVLRGVSFEVKKGSITGFIGPNGAGKTTTIKIIAGLIRKSGGIIEVFGEDPWDNPKVHEKMAIIFTNLVYPQENTVEEYLKDLGKIYGTDVREFIEEFNLTDHLKKKLSQLSSGLAQRVQLVASLIKDPELIIADEPTANLDPPARMEFYEEVRKLNKHGVTFFISSHILSELEKVISDVVFINNGRVTFQGKVENALKEAEEEEILLVVDNLEKAMRVLGGRIEGPYLKVRGKVREVVDKLDDAGIEIISLRRSSLDDAFKKLSNI, translated from the coding sequence GTGATATTTATAGAAAATTTGACGAAGATTTTTGACGGAAAAGAAGTTTTAAGAGGAGTTTCCTTTGAAGTAAAGAAAGGTTCGATAACTGGATTTATAGGACCTAATGGTGCGGGAAAAACTACAACGATAAAGATTATTGCTGGATTAATAAGGAAATCTGGAGGAATAATTGAAGTCTTCGGTGAAGATCCTTGGGACAACCCCAAGGTACATGAGAAAATGGCGATAATTTTTACCAATTTAGTTTATCCTCAGGAGAATACTGTTGAAGAATACTTAAAGGACTTAGGTAAAATATACGGTACTGACGTAAGAGAGTTTATAGAGGAATTTAACCTTACCGATCACTTAAAGAAGAAGCTCTCTCAGTTATCTTCTGGTTTAGCCCAGAGAGTTCAGTTAGTAGCATCCCTCATAAAAGATCCAGAATTAATTATTGCAGATGAGCCTACGGCAAACTTAGACCCTCCTGCAAGGATGGAGTTTTACGAAGAGGTGAGAAAACTGAATAAGCACGGCGTTACGTTCTTTATTTCTTCCCACATCTTATCGGAGTTGGAGAAGGTTATAAGTGATGTTGTTTTCATTAATAACGGAAGAGTTACATTCCAAGGGAAAGTTGAGAACGCTTTAAAGGAGGCTGAGGAGGAAGAAATTTTGCTGGTTGTAGATAACTTGGAAAAGGCAATGAGAGTGTTAGGCGGAAGGATTGAAGGGCCCTACCTTAAGGTTAGGGGAAAAGTAAGAGAAGTAGTTGATAAATTAGACGATGCAGGAATTGAGATAATAAGCTTAAGGAGGTCTTCTTTAGATGATGCGTTCAAGAAATTATCAAATATTTAG
- a CDS encoding cobalt-precorrin-7 (C(5))-methyltransferase, with product MLYIVGVGPGDPELITVKGLDVIRKAEVITGWGSVIERFSKYVEGKEVIPLNYREEAKLLNEVMELAKNKEVAFLNHGDPAVSDYQLLDKLKKLAKEHGVELNIIPGVSSIIRALQIVERDLTQVIVITLHVRGEIDYSKLNALARTGRDLLIIPEPYPDGVKKIALQFEKEDPTLTIMEKLTYPDEKVWKYKCSEIIKGDAKFGDLTIVYVPSVY from the coding sequence ATGCTTTACATCGTTGGCGTAGGTCCAGGAGATCCTGAGTTAATTACAGTAAAAGGTCTAGACGTCATAAGAAAGGCTGAAGTAATAACCGGGTGGGGGAGCGTAATAGAAAGGTTCTCAAAGTACGTCGAGGGAAAAGAAGTCATCCCATTAAATTATAGGGAGGAGGCAAAACTGCTCAACGAGGTAATGGAGCTAGCCAAAAACAAGGAAGTAGCGTTTTTAAACCATGGTGACCCTGCAGTTTCTGACTATCAGCTTCTAGATAAATTGAAAAAACTAGCTAAAGAGCACGGAGTTGAGCTTAACATAATTCCGGGGGTTTCCTCAATAATTAGAGCTTTACAAATAGTTGAGAGGGACTTAACTCAAGTTATAGTTATAACGCTTCATGTTAGGGGAGAAATTGATTATTCAAAGCTTAATGCTCTAGCTAGGACTGGGAGGGATTTATTAATTATCCCAGAACCTTATCCTGACGGAGTAAAGAAGATAGCCCTTCAATTTGAGAAAGAAGACCCTACTTTAACAATTATGGAGAAATTAACGTATCCTGATGAGAAGGTTTGGAAATATAAATGTAGTGAAATAATAAAGGGTGACGCTAAATTTGGGGATTTAACTATAGTTTATGTACCTTCAGTTTATTAA
- a CDS encoding ATP-binding protein → MLFDPAPKIRREDFFDREKEIERIKSLLSPTTLVLGLRRTGKSPLIRISLEELGYPYVYIDLRKFEEKTYINYKDFILEIQNEINRLTKKIP, encoded by the coding sequence GTGCTATTTGACCCGGCACCGAAAATTAGGAGAGAAGATTTCTTTGATAGAGAAAAGGAAATTGAAAGAATAAAATCCCTATTATCTCCGACAACTCTAGTGTTAGGTTTAAGGAGAACTGGAAAATCACCACTAATAAGAATTTCGTTAGAGGAATTAGGTTATCCTTATGTTTATATAGATTTAAGGAAATTTGAGGAGAAAACTTACATTAATTATAAAGATTTTATTCTAGAAATTCAAAACGAAATTAATAGATTAACTAAAAAAATTCCCTGA
- the fdhF gene encoding formate dehydrogenase subunit alpha, whose amino-acid sequence MMLVKTICPFCGVGCGLELEVSDDKITRVLPDKSHVVSKGHICGKGSIAFKSLYAEDRLFYPLKREGDKFIRISWKEAIDEISLRLSKIIKDYGPFAVGFYGGCQNTLEEVYSFMKLARALGTNNVDSCARVCHDPSALALKEMLGVGASSISVTQIPKAKALVIVGESMTESHPVISEYVLEMKKNGGKLVVIDPRETGIAKIADLYLQISPSTDIYLFNAVGNYLISKGLIDENFIKTRAEGFEDYEKVVNKYSLNEAEKITGIPKGKIIQFANIISQKPVIFSWGLGLTQSSGVNGVRALVNLALLTGNLGTGGVVVYRGQANVQGSGDLIKPNVFPNGKMDELHALQLKEIWGFKPPVIPGKTVTEALYGTGLRAIFLMNFNPAKSFPNRKVVEKVLSSIDLLVVIDSFMTETAKFAHYVLPAAMWAEKEGSVTSLDRLVKWRFKAVNSPGETKPELEIIADIARKFGFNFSTDPKEVFNELKEVSSYSNLDFKEVTDYSLPSRYPQNDDVLYREKFLTEDGKAHFRPVEQPKLSKGIILVTGREVTHYNTDELIIRSGFPEIPLEVFINPEDAKSLGINDGDEIKISSECGSAKTKVRISQDIVKGVAFAYMHNAEINYVVCSEMDEEVKTPKFKYTIVSLMK is encoded by the coding sequence ATTATGTTAGTTAAAACAATTTGTCCTTTTTGTGGTGTAGGCTGTGGGTTAGAACTGGAAGTCTCTGATGACAAGATTACTAGAGTTTTACCAGATAAATCCCACGTAGTGAGTAAAGGTCACATATGCGGTAAAGGTAGTATAGCGTTTAAATCGCTTTATGCTGAGGATAGACTCTTTTATCCGCTAAAGAGAGAAGGAGATAAGTTCATAAGAATTTCCTGGAAGGAGGCAATAGACGAAATTTCCCTTCGTCTTAGTAAGATAATCAAAGATTACGGACCTTTTGCAGTAGGATTTTACGGTGGATGTCAGAATACCTTGGAAGAAGTATACTCTTTCATGAAACTTGCTAGAGCTTTAGGAACAAATAACGTAGATTCTTGTGCTAGGGTCTGCCATGATCCTTCAGCCTTAGCATTAAAGGAAATGCTCGGAGTAGGTGCCTCATCAATTTCAGTAACTCAAATTCCAAAAGCAAAGGCTTTAGTAATAGTAGGCGAATCAATGACTGAAAGCCATCCAGTAATTTCTGAGTACGTTTTGGAAATGAAGAAGAACGGAGGAAAACTAGTAGTAATAGATCCCAGGGAAACTGGGATTGCTAAAATTGCGGATCTATACTTACAAATATCTCCTTCTACGGATATTTATTTATTCAACGCAGTAGGTAACTATTTGATTTCTAAAGGTCTTATTGACGAGAATTTTATCAAAACTAGAGCTGAAGGATTTGAAGACTATGAAAAAGTAGTAAACAAATATTCCTTAAATGAAGCTGAAAAAATTACTGGAATTCCTAAGGGAAAGATAATACAATTCGCAAATATCATTTCACAAAAACCTGTAATCTTTTCTTGGGGCTTGGGCTTAACTCAGTCCTCTGGAGTCAATGGAGTCAGAGCTTTAGTTAATCTTGCATTGCTCACAGGAAATCTAGGAACTGGAGGAGTTGTAGTTTATCGTGGCCAAGCTAACGTACAAGGTTCTGGAGATCTAATTAAACCGAACGTTTTCCCTAACGGAAAAATGGACGAACTCCATGCATTACAATTGAAAGAAATTTGGGGCTTCAAACCTCCGGTCATTCCTGGAAAGACAGTCACTGAAGCATTATATGGAACTGGTTTAAGGGCAATATTCCTAATGAACTTCAATCCAGCAAAGAGTTTTCCTAATAGGAAGGTAGTTGAAAAAGTTCTTTCTTCCATAGATTTATTGGTTGTAATTGACTCTTTCATGACAGAGACAGCAAAGTTTGCTCACTATGTACTTCCAGCCGCAATGTGGGCTGAGAAGGAAGGCTCGGTTACAAGTTTAGATAGGTTAGTAAAGTGGAGATTTAAAGCCGTAAATTCCCCCGGTGAAACAAAGCCTGAACTTGAAATAATTGCTGACATAGCAAGAAAGTTCGGTTTCAACTTCTCTACGGATCCAAAGGAAGTGTTTAACGAGCTGAAGGAGGTCTCTTCATATTCTAACCTGGACTTTAAAGAAGTGACAGACTACTCATTACCTTCAAGGTATCCTCAGAACGATGATGTACTTTATAGAGAGAAATTCCTTACTGAAGATGGGAAAGCCCACTTCCGCCCAGTTGAACAGCCTAAGCTTTCTAAAGGAATTATACTCGTAACTGGAAGGGAAGTAACTCATTACAACACTGATGAACTAATAATTAGGTCAGGATTTCCTGAGATTCCCTTGGAAGTATTTATTAATCCTGAAGATGCTAAGTCTTTAGGAATAAATGATGGTGATGAAATTAAAATATCTTCAGAATGCGGTTCTGCGAAGACTAAAGTTAGAATATCTCAAGATATTGTAAAAGGTGTTGCCTTTGCTTACATGCATAATGCAGAAATAAATTATGTAGTATGTAGTGAAATGGATGAAGAAGTAAAGACTCCTAAGTTTAAATATACCATAGTTAGTTTAATGAAATGA
- a CDS encoding zinc ribbon domain-containing protein, which translates to MVKYCPKCGYPNADDAKFCLKCGSPLPSSSILQGGNTPQQQPSPQPPPQPPTYQYPYMPQQPPKKKIPLKAIIGGVVAVIVVLVVFLVVLPLISPHGITVLASTAKSEFGGSWTLQKNHSGIETEISACKYSISFSNGTTKTKYLTRLTFLFMQS; encoded by the coding sequence ATGGTAAAATATTGTCCTAAATGTGGGTATCCTAATGCAGATGATGCAAAATTCTGCTTAAAATGTGGTTCGCCTTTGCCTTCTTCGTCTATATTGCAAGGTGGCAATACACCTCAACAACAGCCTTCTCCACAACCGCCTCCTCAACCTCCAACCTATCAATATCCTTACATGCCACAACAACCTCCTAAAAAGAAGATTCCTTTGAAGGCTATAATTGGCGGAGTAGTTGCAGTAATAGTAGTCCTAGTAGTATTTCTAGTTGTCTTACCGTTAATCTCACCACACGGGATTACAGTTTTAGCATCAACTGCAAAAAGTGAGTTTGGCGGAAGTTGGACTCTTCAGAAAAATCATTCTGGAATTGAAACTGAAATAAGTGCTTGTAAATATTCAATTTCGTTTTCAAATGGGACAACAAAGACCAAATATCTTACACGTTTAACATTCCTTTTTATGCAATCTTAA
- a CDS encoding zinc ribbon domain-containing protein: MVKYCPKCGYPNADDAKFCLKCGSPLPSSSILQGSSPQPSPQLSPVQQPSAPLPKKKIPMKAIIGAVMAVIVVLVVFLVVLPLISPHGINALASTASSEFGGSWKLSKCKSATGIYIGNKTYEVKYLNGTTIKETSSKLGLSGLQFYIGLFLSILPMGSSNYYMPTVHLIYPVKIVTAMANGTVNGHKAFILVVGIHYNTTSNPIYGIYTKFNKILTNSSYSSTISHLEAKAKTEGAKCFVISSFNGMDYIFMSTCNHTQLSQSLMPNVIPKCCIVSAGTFVGISNTDEILVWVINVAPTNSQIQGIVSQIQSCL; the protein is encoded by the coding sequence ATGGTAAAATACTGCCCTAAATGTGGGTATCCTAATGCAGATGATGCAAAATTCTGCTTAAAATGTGGTTCGCCTTTGCCTTCTTCGTCTATATTGCAAGGCAGTTCACCTCAACCATCCCCTCAACTCTCGCCAGTGCAGCAACCTTCGGCTCCTTTACCAAAAAAGAAGATCCCAATGAAAGCAATAATAGGTGCAGTAATGGCTGTTATAGTAGTTCTAGTCGTATTCCTAGTAGTTTTACCGTTAATTTCTCCACATGGCATTAATGCCCTAGCTTCTACAGCTTCGAGTGAATTCGGAGGAAGTTGGAAATTATCAAAATGTAAATCTGCTACTGGAATTTATATAGGCAATAAAACATATGAAGTAAAATACTTGAACGGAACCACAATAAAAGAAACTAGCTCAAAGTTAGGATTGTCGGGATTGCAGTTCTATATTGGTCTTTTCCTTTCAATATTGCCTATGGGATCTTCGAACTACTATATGCCCACGGTCCATTTAATTTATCCAGTAAAGATTGTTACAGCAATGGCTAACGGTACAGTGAATGGTCATAAAGCCTTCATTCTTGTAGTGGGAATTCATTATAATACTACGTCTAATCCAATATACGGCATATATACAAAATTTAATAAAATTCTCACGAACTCTAGCTATTCATCTACAATTTCTCATCTAGAGGCAAAAGCCAAAACCGAAGGCGCAAAGTGTTTTGTAATCTCATCATTTAACGGTATGGATTACATTTTCATGTCTACATGTAATCATACTCAACTAAGTCAGTCACTTATGCCGAATGTGATTCCTAAATGTTGCATAGTTTCCGCGGGTACATTTGTCGGAATCTCAAATACCGATGAAATATTAGTATGGGTAATAAACGTAGCCCCTACAAACTCTCAAATCCAAGGAATAGTTAGTCAAATACAAAGTTGTCTATAA
- the cbiG gene encoding cobalt-precorrin 5A hydrolase → MERAWRGFAIIYATKSRIAEKLCEELKKREVPCSLFSYKEANFEKIWNCYDGIIFTMALSGAVRTICKYAKSKDKDPAVIAVDDEGKFVIPILGAHWGANEYAEEVSKILGATPVITTASELSNVTSVEEFARLVNCKILNVENVVKVTSALLKGEEVCVKGLKSLPKVKGKYKTGDDCKYFIVVGETGSDENTVYLKPLRLSIGVGSKIEADEETIEEAILFALRKINADLSQVEVISSIREKVGKVAEKLGVKFRLISLDEVNSFEDECLSPQSQKLKELGIKNVAEACALISAGSNSKLILRKIPYKGEVTVSIASIGE, encoded by the coding sequence ATGGAGAGGGCTTGGAGAGGGTTTGCAATAATTTATGCAACCAAAAGTAGGATTGCCGAGAAACTCTGTGAAGAACTTAAGAAAAGGGAAGTACCATGTTCACTCTTCTCTTATAAGGAGGCAAACTTTGAGAAGATATGGAACTGTTACGATGGGATAATCTTCACCATGGCGTTGAGCGGTGCAGTTAGAACAATATGCAAATACGCGAAAAGCAAAGACAAAGATCCTGCAGTTATTGCAGTAGACGATGAAGGAAAATTCGTAATTCCGATATTAGGAGCACATTGGGGAGCTAACGAATATGCAGAAGAGGTCTCGAAGATATTAGGTGCAACCCCGGTAATTACTACTGCGAGCGAATTATCAAACGTCACTAGTGTAGAAGAGTTTGCAAGGTTAGTTAACTGTAAAATACTTAATGTTGAAAACGTTGTTAAAGTGACTTCAGCACTACTTAAAGGGGAAGAAGTTTGCGTAAAAGGCTTAAAGTCTTTGCCCAAGGTCAAGGGGAAATACAAGACAGGAGACGACTGCAAGTACTTTATTGTAGTAGGAGAGACCGGAAGTGATGAGAATACAGTTTATCTGAAACCTCTAAGGCTATCTATAGGCGTTGGAAGTAAGATAGAGGCAGATGAGGAGACAATAGAAGAAGCAATACTTTTTGCATTAAGGAAGATAAACGCTGATTTATCCCAAGTTGAGGTCATATCTTCTATAAGAGAAAAAGTTGGAAAAGTTGCGGAAAAACTAGGAGTAAAATTCAGGCTAATTTCCTTAGACGAGGTCAATTCTTTTGAAGACGAATGCCTTTCTCCTCAAAGTCAGAAGCTTAAGGAACTTGGAATAAAGAACGTTGCAGAGGCTTGTGCTTTAATATCTGCAGGGTCTAACTCTAAGCTTATTTTAAGAAAAATTCCTTATAAAGGAGAAGTAACAGTTTCTATTGCTTCAATCGGTGAATGA
- a CDS encoding YkgJ family cysteine cluster protein has product MNTDEVNILTKKALRSDVESLRKIVNFLAQYNAPIAKYAIYSIIYQFAMNNVIDLGKECETCGGKCCKEGYPVPVYGYDFKEMKKNMKDLRLEKKNGFYLLPRPCQFQKGWICTINSFKPYACLSYPFATEDEQEELLKSYDGKGVPNFKVPEFCIAGKKVKDFMDKVIEELKKEKGREPSPLEIVDKILEIYQKMKKP; this is encoded by the coding sequence ATGAACACTGATGAAGTAAACATTCTAACAAAGAAGGCTTTAAGGTCTGACGTTGAGAGTTTAAGGAAAATCGTTAATTTCCTTGCTCAGTACAACGCGCCTATAGCTAAATATGCAATTTATTCAATAATTTACCAATTTGCAATGAATAATGTAATAGATTTAGGTAAGGAATGTGAGACTTGTGGAGGAAAATGTTGCAAAGAAGGATACCCAGTTCCGGTTTACGGTTATGATTTTAAGGAAATGAAGAAGAACATGAAAGACCTCAGACTGGAAAAGAAGAACGGATTTTATTTATTACCAAGACCTTGCCAGTTTCAGAAAGGTTGGATTTGTACAATAAATTCCTTTAAGCCTTACGCTTGTCTATCTTATCCATTTGCTACTGAAGACGAACAAGAGGAATTATTGAAGAGCTACGATGGGAAGGGAGTTCCGAATTTTAAAGTTCCAGAATTCTGTATTGCAGGTAAGAAAGTTAAGGACTTCATGGATAAAGTAATTGAAGAATTAAAGAAAGAAAAAGGTAGAGAACCGAGTCCGTTAGAGATTGTTGATAAAATACTTGAAATTTATCAAAAAATGAAAAAACCGTAG
- a CDS encoding precorrin-8X methylmutase: MDTAIIIITHGSRRKTFVDDMEGVAKYIEEKLSIPVYLSHNEFTEPNWRNLVSSLLEKGINKFIFALAFLGRGNHVAKDIMGSFEVNEFYKWEEAQYENKKVKVYFTRPLADSPLVKLSLLYRISSAVRKDDSFRFLEDPEEIEENSMELSRQKVSEITGKNGEELEIISRAVYASGNLEIARHIYISKDAIEMGVSALKSGVGILTDVKMVKAGLRWNAENYLDDALELAKKLKITRTAAGIRIGLSKEPKIAVIGNSPTALVEVIKMHEEEGVEVPLIVATPPGFTNAVEAKERLISSDIPCIVLRGNYGGSNIAVSIMNEIIRYARGKNG, translated from the coding sequence GTGGATACAGCAATAATAATCATAACCCACGGTTCCAGAAGGAAAACCTTTGTAGATGATATGGAAGGAGTAGCGAAATACATTGAAGAGAAATTATCAATACCGGTTTATCTGTCTCATAACGAATTTACTGAACCGAATTGGAGGAACTTAGTCTCATCATTATTGGAGAAAGGAATTAACAAGTTCATATTTGCCTTAGCTTTCCTAGGTAGAGGAAATCACGTAGCTAAAGATATAATGGGTTCATTTGAAGTTAATGAATTTTATAAATGGGAGGAAGCTCAGTACGAGAATAAGAAAGTTAAGGTTTATTTCACTAGACCTTTAGCAGATTCTCCACTAGTAAAGTTATCATTACTTTATAGGATATCTTCAGCTGTGAGGAAAGATGACTCCTTTAGATTTTTGGAAGATCCTGAAGAAATAGAAGAGAATTCCATGGAGTTATCGAGGCAGAAAGTAAGTGAAATAACTGGAAAAAATGGAGAAGAGCTAGAAATAATAAGTAGAGCAGTTTATGCAAGTGGAAACCTAGAGATTGCAAGGCATATTTACATAAGTAAAGACGCAATAGAGATGGGAGTATCAGCATTAAAATCTGGCGTAGGGATACTAACTGACGTTAAGATGGTTAAAGCAGGATTAAGGTGGAACGCTGAGAATTATTTAGATGATGCACTAGAGCTTGCTAAAAAATTAAAAATAACTAGAACAGCCGCAGGAATAAGGATAGGACTTTCAAAAGAACCTAAAATTGCGGTAATAGGTAATTCTCCAACTGCACTAGTTGAGGTAATTAAGATGCACGAAGAGGAAGGAGTAGAAGTACCTTTAATAGTAGCAACTCCACCTGGATTCACTAACGCAGTTGAGGCAAAGGAGAGGCTTATTTCCTCTGATATTCCTTGCATAGTTCTGAGAGGAAATTACGGAGGAAGTAATATTGCAGTTTCAATTATGAACGAAATAATTCGTTACGCTCGTGGTAAAAATGGGTAA